The proteins below come from a single Polynucleobacter sp. MWH-UH23A genomic window:
- the flhA gene encoding flagellar biosynthesis protein FlhA, with the protein MKILGFDTSKLPSPSAQGAIPILVLLVLIMMLVPLPAVILDILFTFNIALSIIVLFTAINIKSFKDFVAFPTVLLLTTLLRLSLNVASTRIVLLDGYKGTDAAGKVIEAFGVFLIGGNFAVGIVIFIVITIINFVVITKGSGRVAEVSARFALDSMPGKQMAIDADLNAGLIQQDEAKARRADVAQEADFFGSMDGASKFVRGDAMAGIMILVINLIGGLLIGVLQHGMDFGKALSTFASLTIGDGLVAQIPALVISTAAGILVTRVATEDDFSGQVSKQFEANSNALGVVAAVLGILGVLPGMPHFIFLAFAALFGGLAYLTHQRIQKEAAAAKIAAAQPVTNEELEWKDVPIVEPLCLELAYRLIPLVDKGDESDLIKRIKAIRRKFVTQVGFLIPSVHIRDNLQLSAESYRVLLYGAEIGRGQCLPDRLLAIQQSGTEKIPGIEVKDPTFGMPAVWIERRQRDEAIAKGYTVVEPAVVITTHLDHLIHQHAAELLGRQETQDLLDHFKMSYPKLVEDVIPKIVTVAQLQRILQLLLEENVPIKDLRTILEVASEYAGKLNDPLEILPHIRYALRRTIVQDSLGDGSNFKVLGIQPEFERLIEQSIGAGAIAPDGLIEPSLARMFGEEVIKGIQEMENDNLPPVIVSGTRTRTTISRIARRVCPQAIILALSELPPTANLAFYKVLCSQTGKNP; encoded by the coding sequence ATGAAAATTCTGGGTTTTGACACCTCTAAGCTGCCGAGTCCTTCGGCACAAGGCGCCATCCCGATTCTGGTTCTGCTGGTTTTGATCATGATGCTGGTGCCTTTACCAGCCGTCATTCTCGACATACTCTTTACATTCAATATCGCCTTATCGATCATCGTCCTGTTTACGGCGATCAATATTAAAAGCTTCAAAGACTTCGTTGCCTTTCCAACGGTTTTACTGCTTACCACCCTACTTCGTCTATCGCTAAACGTTGCTTCAACTCGTATCGTTTTATTAGATGGTTACAAAGGAACTGATGCGGCCGGTAAGGTGATTGAGGCCTTTGGCGTGTTTTTAATTGGAGGCAACTTTGCGGTAGGTATCGTGATCTTTATTGTGATCACCATTATTAACTTTGTGGTGATCACCAAGGGTTCTGGTCGCGTTGCCGAGGTTTCTGCCCGCTTCGCCTTGGACTCCATGCCTGGTAAGCAGATGGCAATTGATGCAGACCTCAATGCGGGCCTGATTCAACAAGACGAAGCCAAGGCGCGACGCGCTGATGTAGCACAAGAAGCAGACTTCTTTGGCTCAATGGACGGTGCTTCAAAGTTTGTGCGTGGCGATGCTATGGCTGGCATCATGATTCTGGTCATCAACCTAATTGGCGGTCTGTTGATTGGCGTCTTGCAACACGGCATGGATTTTGGCAAAGCGCTCTCCACCTTTGCATCACTCACTATTGGCGATGGTCTTGTTGCACAAATTCCGGCGCTAGTGATTTCGACGGCTGCCGGTATTTTGGTGACCCGCGTTGCCACTGAGGATGATTTTTCTGGTCAGGTCTCAAAACAATTTGAGGCCAACAGTAATGCGCTTGGGGTAGTTGCAGCTGTTCTCGGCATCTTAGGTGTGTTGCCTGGCATGCCCCACTTTATCTTTTTGGCCTTTGCTGCCCTGTTTGGTGGCCTAGCGTATTTAACTCATCAGCGCATTCAAAAAGAAGCTGCGGCCGCCAAGATTGCTGCGGCTCAACCCGTTACAAATGAAGAGCTCGAGTGGAAGGATGTACCCATTGTTGAGCCGCTCTGCTTAGAGCTAGCCTATCGACTTATTCCTTTGGTAGATAAAGGCGACGAGAGTGATTTAATCAAGCGTATCAAGGCGATTCGTCGCAAATTTGTAACGCAGGTTGGCTTTTTAATTCCATCAGTACATATTCGCGATAACTTGCAATTATCTGCTGAGAGTTATCGCGTCTTACTCTACGGTGCTGAGATTGGTCGTGGCCAATGTTTGCCAGATCGATTACTAGCCATTCAACAAAGTGGTACTGAAAAAATTCCTGGCATTGAAGTCAAAGATCCTACCTTTGGCATGCCTGCTGTATGGATTGAACGCCGTCAACGCGATGAGGCTATTGCCAAAGGCTATACCGTAGTTGAACCAGCAGTTGTGATCACTACGCACTTAGATCACCTGATTCACCAACATGCTGCAGAGCTTTTAGGTCGTCAAGAAACCCAGGACTTACTCGATCACTTCAAGATGAGTTACCCAAAGCTCGTTGAAGATGTCATCCCCAAAATTGTGACGGTTGCACAACTACAGCGAATATTGCAATTGCTGCTAGAAGAAAATGTGCCTATCAAAGACTTGCGCACTATCTTAGAAGTTGCTAGCGAATACGCAGGAAAGCTTAATGACCCCCTCGAAATCCTGCCGCATATTCGGTATGCATTACGCAGAACGATTGTGCAAGATAGCTTAGGTGATGGCAGCAACTTCAAAGTGTTGGGCATTCAACCTGAGTTTGAAAGACTGATCGAGCAATCGATTGGAGCCGGTGCAATTGCTCCTGATGGCCTCATTGAACCCTCTTTGGCCCGTATGTTTGGCGAAGAAGTCATCAAAGGCATACAGGAAATGGAAAACGATAACCTACCCCCCGTCATCGTCAGTGGCACCCGAACTAGGACAACCATCTCCCGAATTGCCCGTAGGGTTTGCCCCCAAGCGATTATTCTGGCTCTCAGTGAGCTGCCGCCGACTGCAAATCTGGCTTTTTACAAGGTTCTTTGTTCCCAGACGGGCAAAAACCCCTAA
- the flhF gene encoding flagellar biosynthesis protein FlhF, which yields MGPQKFIAANTADALKLIRAEMGPDAMVLSTRDTDQGVEVMAITSNDLANLSARSELLDPQFGEANAFSERSLKESGLSDKFANAIARRSIPSPATTSADTAKPRIHTDIPNGVLRRNPARAERPIRAPGAEAFLPTSFNDVERIPRGSANVINPSTNDAIFKASLAANAKASQEAAALNALKSAAQSAAQKVRAAGSGVDTANTTTNAIKNEPTPTTAAQAESSPKVEKLLSEISEVKNLLQSHVAGSFWGNIQQENTHITEVVKHLLNSGFSPKLVSEIAQNLPENLSTLHLLKNAREQVKCMLKTSKAFDIFDRGGVFAFIGPTGVGKTTTVAKIAARCVLRYGRNQVALLTTDTYRIGAQEQLKTFAKILGLSVTAVRDSEDLATKIRDFSNRKIILLDTAGVSQRDALMVEQSHLLEHGSSKARRILVMSSTTDLRTQEEVINLHNQAMQNTNGEKLDSVIITKIDEAAHLAPVIDSVIRHDLSILFVSNGQRVPEDLSQPDVNYLSHRAMAMRAFAETFSLTDEQVPALLSDHLGDWIRKVNQ from the coding sequence ATGGGCCCCCAAAAATTTATTGCAGCCAATACCGCTGATGCTCTAAAGCTCATTCGCGCTGAGATGGGTCCAGATGCCATGGTGCTCTCAACTCGAGATACCGATCAAGGCGTCGAAGTCATGGCTATTACTTCAAATGATTTAGCAAATCTATCTGCTCGCTCTGAATTACTTGATCCACAATTTGGCGAAGCAAATGCGTTTTCAGAGCGATCTCTAAAAGAATCTGGCCTCTCTGATAAATTTGCTAACGCCATTGCACGGCGTTCAATACCAAGCCCAGCAACAACATCAGCTGATACTGCAAAACCGAGGATACATACTGATATCCCCAATGGTGTTTTACGTCGCAACCCGGCGCGGGCCGAGCGCCCCATCAGAGCACCAGGTGCGGAAGCTTTTTTACCAACTTCGTTTAATGATGTTGAGCGTATCCCCAGGGGTTCAGCCAATGTTATTAACCCATCCACTAACGATGCCATCTTTAAAGCGAGTCTTGCGGCTAATGCCAAGGCAAGCCAAGAGGCAGCGGCTCTGAATGCACTCAAAAGCGCCGCCCAAAGTGCAGCACAAAAAGTTCGTGCTGCTGGTAGCGGGGTGGATACTGCTAACACCACCACTAACGCTATAAAAAACGAGCCTACTCCAACAACGGCTGCACAAGCAGAAAGCTCCCCTAAAGTTGAAAAACTTTTATCCGAGATTAGTGAAGTTAAAAATCTCCTTCAGTCTCATGTAGCTGGTAGTTTTTGGGGCAATATTCAACAAGAAAACACGCACATTACTGAGGTAGTAAAACACCTCCTCAATAGCGGCTTTTCACCAAAACTGGTTTCAGAGATTGCTCAAAATCTTCCTGAGAACTTAAGCACACTGCATCTTCTCAAAAATGCGCGCGAGCAAGTCAAATGCATGCTTAAAACATCGAAAGCCTTTGACATTTTTGACCGCGGAGGCGTATTTGCCTTTATTGGCCCGACCGGCGTTGGCAAAACCACTACTGTTGCCAAAATAGCGGCACGCTGTGTACTGCGCTACGGCCGCAATCAAGTGGCGCTATTGACCACAGACACCTATCGTATCGGCGCCCAAGAGCAACTCAAAACATTCGCAAAAATTTTGGGTCTATCCGTTACCGCCGTTCGCGACAGCGAAGATCTTGCTACCAAAATTAGAGACTTTTCCAATCGCAAGATCATTTTGCTTGATACCGCAGGTGTTAGTCAGCGCGACGCCCTGATGGTTGAGCAATCACATCTTCTTGAGCACGGCTCCAGTAAAGCGCGACGCATTCTTGTAATGAGCTCCACAACGGATTTACGCACTCAGGAAGAGGTGATTAATCTACATAATCAAGCGATGCAAAACACTAATGGCGAAAAACTTGATTCTGTCATCATTACCAAAATCGATGAGGCGGCTCACCTAGCACCAGTGATCGATAGCGTGATTCGCCATGACCTGTCTATTTTGTTTGTCTCCAATGGTCAGCGTGTTCCTGAGGATTTAAGTCAGCCAGATGTGAACTATCTGAGTCATCGTGCGATGGCAATGCGCGCTTTTGCTGAGACATTTTCGTTAACTGACGAGCAGGTGCCTGCCTTACTCTCCGATCATTTAGGTGACTGGATTCGTAAAGTCAATCAATGA
- a CDS encoding FliA/WhiG family RNA polymerase sigma factor → MKPSSYTQSVDLDLAIKEHLPLVKRIAHQICSRLPPNVEVDDLIQEGLTGLLDALTRYEPQANLNFEVYARTRIRGAIYDACRKNDILPRNQRDELEDLEKVTRKLEQNLGRHPSEKEIAAGAEMTIEAYHAIMANMVHLMPLDDLSDDLLPSDTDSSDPMRAVALGQLAERIATILEGLPENEQLVFALHYQEDLSYREIAQVMNITPGRISQIHTQGMIRIRAKLKI, encoded by the coding sequence TTGAAGCCATCTAGTTATACACAATCTGTTGATCTTGATCTTGCCATCAAAGAACATTTACCGCTGGTAAAACGTATTGCCCATCAAATCTGTTCACGCTTACCCCCCAATGTAGAGGTCGATGATTTAATTCAAGAAGGTCTTACCGGCTTGCTAGATGCATTAACCCGTTATGAGCCACAGGCAAACCTGAATTTTGAGGTGTACGCGCGAACCCGAATTCGCGGGGCCATTTATGATGCCTGCCGAAAAAATGATATTTTGCCGCGCAATCAACGCGATGAGCTGGAAGATCTTGAAAAAGTCACTCGTAAATTGGAGCAAAACTTAGGTCGTCATCCTTCGGAAAAGGAAATTGCAGCTGGTGCAGAAATGACGATCGAAGCCTACCATGCCATCATGGCTAATATGGTTCATTTGATGCCACTCGACGATCTATCAGATGACCTGCTACCCTCTGACACTGATTCATCGGACCCCATGAGAGCAGTAGCGCTGGGTCAACTGGCCGAGCGAATCGCCACGATATTGGAGGGTTTACCAGAAAACGAGCAGTTAGTATTCGCACTGCACTACCAAGAAGACCTATCCTATCGAGAAATTGCTCAAGTAATGAACATTACCCCAGGGCGAATTAGTCAAATTCATACACAAGGCATGATTCGCATTCGCGCCAAACTCAAAATATAA
- a CDS encoding tetratricopeptide repeat protein, translating to MQFFDNARLDIARQNLNRGRYQAAFEIFYELAVHDLDEEAQFALTKMCFDGHLDAEQIAKLFEWVNANSSLGNGYAHFNVALMHERGMGGIKQDYKTAIEYYEKAIKEEVIDAYCNLGNIYALGLAEEQGIPRDIYKGIKYLAKGAEEGSRQSAYTLGCLYEKGEYIPQDHSKACYYLVLATLAGHEQAHRVLIIFQHTNKDDFNKEFDEAELQYGKIQNMRRLYKCL from the coding sequence ATGCAATTTTTTGATAATGCTCGCTTAGATATTGCTCGGCAAAATCTCAATCGAGGTCGCTATCAAGCGGCTTTTGAGATCTTCTATGAGTTAGCTGTTCATGATTTGGATGAGGAAGCGCAATTTGCATTGACCAAAATGTGTTTTGATGGTCACTTGGATGCCGAGCAAATTGCCAAGCTATTCGAGTGGGTAAATGCTAATAGTAGCTTGGGCAATGGTTATGCGCACTTCAATGTTGCTCTGATGCATGAGCGAGGTATGGGCGGAATCAAGCAAGACTATAAAACTGCTATTGAGTATTACGAAAAAGCAATTAAAGAGGAAGTTATAGATGCCTATTGCAATCTAGGCAATATCTACGCGCTTGGGCTAGCTGAGGAGCAGGGTATTCCCCGTGATATATACAAAGGGATCAAGTATCTGGCAAAGGGTGCGGAAGAAGGTAGTCGGCAATCTGCTTATACCCTAGGGTGTTTATATGAAAAAGGGGAATATATTCCCCAAGACCACAGCAAAGCTTGCTATTACCTAGTCTTGGCTACTTTGGCTGGTCATGAACAAGCCCACCGAGTATTGATCATTTTTCAGCACACCAATAAGGATGACTTCAATAAGGAGTTTGATGAGGCTGAATTACAGTATGGAAAAATTCAGAATATGCGTAGGCTCTATAAGTGCCTATAA